Proteins from a genomic interval of Youhaiella tibetensis:
- a CDS encoding acetylornithine deacetylase/succinyl-diaminopimelate desuccinylase family protein translates to MHTRLLAEIEGRRQELIALTQDLIRIPTLNPPGEAYLEICEYLANRLRPRGFEIEMVRAFGTPGDSEKYPRWNVVARKEGAHKGETVHFNSHIDIVEIGSGWTFDPLGGELSDGKIYGRGTCDMKGGLAASIIAAEAFIDVYPDFSGAVEISGTADEETGGFGGVAYLAEKGFFSPQRVQHVIIPEPLNKDRICLGHRGVWWAEIETKGTIAHGSMPFLGDSAIRHMGAVLTEMEATLFPALAEKHTAMPVVPPQARQSTLNINSIHGGQPEPEEGFTGFPAPVVAHSSRMIIDRRYLIEETPAAVRQEMIDVLERVKAQRPTFEYEIRDLWTISPTMTERDAPIVAATSRAITEVLGIDPAYVVSPGTYDQKHIDRIGRMKNCIAYGPGILDLAHKPDEYVGVDDMIDSAKVMALTLKDLLGPR, encoded by the coding sequence TTGCATACGCGGTTGCTGGCGGAGATCGAAGGCCGGCGGCAGGAACTGATCGCCCTGACGCAGGATTTGATTCGCATCCCCACCCTCAACCCGCCGGGCGAGGCGTATCTGGAAATCTGCGAATACCTCGCCAATCGCCTGCGCCCCCGCGGCTTCGAGATCGAGATGGTTCGTGCCTTCGGCACCCCCGGGGACAGCGAAAAATATCCGCGCTGGAACGTCGTTGCCCGCAAGGAAGGCGCCCACAAGGGCGAAACCGTCCACTTCAATTCCCACATCGATATCGTCGAGATCGGCTCGGGCTGGACCTTCGATCCGCTCGGCGGCGAACTCTCCGACGGCAAGATCTATGGCCGCGGCACCTGCGACATGAAGGGCGGGCTGGCCGCCTCGATCATCGCAGCCGAAGCCTTCATCGACGTCTATCCCGATTTCTCCGGTGCCGTCGAAATCTCGGGTACGGCCGATGAGGAAACCGGTGGTTTCGGTGGCGTTGCCTATCTCGCCGAGAAGGGCTTCTTCAGCCCGCAGCGCGTGCAGCACGTCATCATCCCTGAGCCGCTCAACAAGGATCGCATTTGCCTGGGCCATCGCGGCGTCTGGTGGGCGGAGATCGAGACCAAGGGCACCATCGCCCATGGCTCCATGCCGTTCCTGGGCGATAGCGCCATCCGCCACATGGGTGCGGTGCTCACCGAGATGGAAGCCACGCTCTTCCCCGCGCTTGCCGAAAAGCACACCGCCATGCCGGTGGTGCCGCCCCAGGCGCGCCAGTCCACGCTCAACATCAATTCCATCCATGGCGGCCAGCCCGAGCCCGAGGAGGGCTTTACCGGCTTCCCGGCCCCCGTGGTCGCGCACTCATCGCGCATGATCATCGACCGCCGCTACCTCATCGAGGAAACCCCGGCCGCTGTGCGCCAGGAGATGATCGACGTGCTCGAGCGCGTGAAGGCGCAGCGCCCCACCTTCGAATACGAGATCCGCGACCTCTGGACCATTTCGCCCACCATGACCGAGCGCGACGCGCCGATCGTGGCGGCGACGTCCCGGGCCATCACCGAAGTGCTCGGCATCGACCCGGCCTATGTGGTTTCGCCCGGCACCTACGACCAGAAGCATATCGACCGCATCGGGCGCATGAAGAACTGCATTGCCTATGGCCCGGGAATTCTCGATCTTGCCCACAAGCCCGATGAATATGTGGGCGTGGACGACATGATCGACAGCGCCAAGGTCATGGCCTTGACGCTCAAGGATTTGCTCGGCCCCCGCTAG
- a CDS encoding ABC transporter substrate-binding protein, whose amino-acid sequence MTIRIDRRQFLLGSTALLAAGAAGVSPSWAQDTRMRLIFWGGQARADRTNGVTDLFVKANPGTTIDTEFLAWNDYWPKLATQTAGGNAPDIIQMDYRYIVEYAKRGAIAPLDDLAEQLALTDFDQDQLDGGKVDGKLYGISLGANSVALIVNTAAFQEAGVDVPGPNTTYEDLKAMGEAFKSKNVRGGMKAFQDGSGVEPALENWLRQQGKALYTADGKPGFTADDLTAWFQLWADMRDAGVIVSPDDQALDTGPLEQTMVSLGKAAVTFANSNQLVAFQAINKDKLTLANFPRLKAGSTGGHYRKPSMFFSLGGSSANKEEGARFVGFFVNDKEAGKVLGVERGIPCSAAVREAITPTLDESSQVALKFVSGLGDLLGPLPPSPPANAGEVATALLTKSQEVAFGQQSPADAGPAFFAEASEILNRAG is encoded by the coding sequence ATGACCATACGTATCGACAGGCGCCAGTTCCTGCTCGGCAGCACCGCGCTGCTGGCTGCCGGGGCAGCGGGCGTCTCGCCGTCCTGGGCCCAGGACACGCGCATGCGCCTCATCTTCTGGGGCGGCCAGGCGCGCGCCGACCGCACGAACGGGGTCACCGACCTCTTCGTCAAGGCCAATCCGGGCACGACCATCGACACCGAATTCCTCGCCTGGAACGATTACTGGCCCAAGCTCGCCACGCAGACCGCCGGCGGCAATGCGCCCGACATCATCCAGATGGACTACCGCTATATCGTGGAATACGCCAAGCGCGGCGCCATCGCCCCGCTGGACGACCTGGCCGAACAGCTGGCCCTCACCGATTTCGACCAGGACCAGCTCGACGGCGGCAAGGTCGACGGCAAGCTCTACGGCATCAGCCTGGGCGCCAACTCGGTGGCGCTGATCGTCAACACCGCCGCCTTCCAGGAAGCGGGCGTGGACGTGCCGGGCCCCAACACCACCTATGAAGACCTCAAGGCCATGGGCGAGGCGTTCAAGTCCAAGAACGTGCGCGGCGGCATGAAGGCCTTCCAGGACGGCTCGGGCGTCGAGCCGGCGCTCGAGAACTGGCTGCGCCAGCAGGGCAAGGCGCTCTACACCGCCGACGGCAAGCCGGGCTTCACGGCCGACGACCTGACGGCCTGGTTCCAGCTCTGGGCCGACATGCGCGACGCTGGCGTCATCGTGTCGCCGGACGACCAGGCGCTCGATACCGGGCCGCTGGAGCAGACCATGGTGAGCCTGGGCAAGGCCGCCGTGACCTTTGCCAACTCCAACCAGCTCGTGGCCTTCCAGGCCATCAACAAGGACAAGCTGACGCTCGCCAACTTCCCGCGCCTCAAGGCGGGGTCGACCGGCGGCCACTACCGCAAGCCCTCGATGTTCTTCTCGCTGGGCGGCTCGTCGGCCAACAAGGAAGAGGGCGCCAGGTTCGTCGGCTTCTTCGTCAACGACAAGGAAGCAGGCAAGGTACTGGGCGTCGAACGCGGCATTCCCTGCTCGGCGGCCGTACGCGAGGCGATTACCCCCACGCTCGACGAGAGCAGCCAGGTGGCGCTCAAGTTCGTGTCGGGCCTTGGCGACCTGCTCGGGCCGCTGCCTCCGTCCCCGCCGGCCAATGCCGGTGAAGTGGCGACGGCGCTCCTGACCAAGAGCCAGGAAGTGGCGTTCGGGCAGCAGTCCCCTGCCGATGCGGGTCCGGCCTTCTTCGCGGAAGCGTCCGAAATCCTCAACCGCGCCGGTTAA
- a CDS encoding sugar isomerase domain-containing protein: protein MSQLREEFRDRIVSILDRIVADENGAMDRARDVVATALEANRLVYVAGSGHSHILAEEVYYRAGGIAAAQAVLDPNLMLHTGARRSTLLERVEGYAEVILSDYPIGRGDVIFVASNSGRNAYPIELALIGKERGATTIAITSLEHSRKTSSRHTTGKRLFEVADIVIDNFGAYGDAAMQIPGRIERMGPTSTIAGVFILNAIMAEAVAQLAGRGVMVDVYKSANMQGQEAAAEAMIKRWQSRIKGL from the coding sequence TTGAGTCAGTTACGCGAGGAGTTCCGGGACCGGATCGTATCGATCCTGGACAGGATCGTTGCGGACGAAAACGGGGCGATGGACAGGGCCCGCGACGTGGTGGCTACCGCGCTCGAAGCCAACCGGCTGGTCTATGTGGCCGGCTCGGGACACTCCCATATCCTGGCCGAAGAGGTCTATTACCGGGCCGGCGGCATCGCCGCGGCCCAGGCGGTGCTCGACCCCAACCTCATGCTGCACACGGGCGCACGCCGCTCTACGCTGCTCGAACGGGTGGAGGGCTATGCCGAGGTGATCCTGTCGGACTATCCAATCGGCAGGGGCGACGTGATCTTCGTGGCCTCCAATTCGGGGCGCAACGCCTACCCCATCGAGCTGGCGCTGATCGGCAAGGAGCGCGGGGCGACGACCATCGCCATCACCTCGCTCGAGCATTCGCGCAAGACCAGTTCGCGCCACACGACGGGCAAGCGGCTGTTCGAGGTGGCGGACATCGTCATCGACAATTTCGGCGCCTATGGCGACGCGGCCATGCAGATCCCCGGACGCATCGAGCGGATGGGGCCGACCTCGACCATTGCCGGGGTGTTCATTCTCAACGCCATCATGGCCGAAGCCGTGGCGCAACTGGCCGGACGCGGGGTGATGGTGGACGTTTACAAGAGCGCCAACATGCAGGGCCAGGAAGCGGCTGCCGAGGCGATGATCAAGCGGTGGCAGAGCCGGATCAAGGGGCTGTAG
- a CDS encoding GNAT family N-acetyltransferase codes for MALDMGGGFTLRQAGDEDHDALAMICLKTGDAGKDASAREDDPLLIGAIYALPYQVIEPLFAFVIEHPDHGVCGYVLGAPDTDRFYRVIEQTWYRTLRTKVADPGPDMRAWRGSDWARRLIHHPKYVFPKSLYPYPAHGHIDLLPVAQGKGLGGTALRFLMAQLAARRVTGIHLGVDPKNTGAVRFYDRLGFTPLVADDLPKGSLYMVKSF; via the coding sequence ATGGCACTGGATATGGGTGGTGGCTTCACGCTGCGGCAGGCAGGCGACGAAGACCACGACGCACTGGCGATGATCTGCCTCAAGACCGGCGACGCCGGCAAGGACGCTTCCGCGCGCGAGGACGATCCGCTCCTGATCGGCGCCATCTATGCGCTGCCCTATCAGGTGATCGAGCCGCTCTTCGCCTTCGTCATCGAGCACCCCGATCATGGCGTGTGCGGTTATGTGCTGGGCGCGCCCGATACCGATCGCTTCTATCGCGTCATCGAGCAGACCTGGTACAGGACCCTGCGCACCAAGGTGGCCGATCCCGGCCCGGACATGCGCGCCTGGCGCGGCAGCGACTGGGCCCGCCGGCTCATCCACCATCCGAAATACGTTTTCCCCAAGTCGCTCTATCCTTACCCCGCGCACGGCCATATCGACCTTCTCCCGGTCGCGCAGGGCAAGGGCTTGGGCGGCACCGCTCTGCGTTTCCTCATGGCGCAACTGGCGGCCCGCCGCGTCACGGGCATTCATCTGGGCGTCGATCCCAAGAACACCGGGGCCGTGCGCTTCTATGACCGGCTGGGCTTCACTCCGCTCGTCGCCGACGATCTGCCCAAGGGCTCGCTCTATATGGTCAAGAGCTTCTAG
- a CDS encoding carbohydrate ABC transporter permease gives MQTAPKERASVQSTWRRLWAANGPGYLFLLPWFIGFFGLTVGPILSSFYLSFTDFNLLNPPKWVGMANYARIFTADPKFVQSMRVTFFFVVFSVPLKLAFALGVALLLNRGMKGLPLYRAVFYLPSLLGASVAIAVLWRQLFAGDGLVNDFLAIFGIQGPSWISNPRFSLWTLIVLSIWQFGSPMIIFLAGLRQIPQDMYEAASLDGASKWRMFWKITLPLLTPVVFFNAIIQTIEAFKSFTPAFIISGGTGNPINSTLFYTLYLYQEAFGFFRMGYASALAWILLAIVALFTAFSFLTSKYWVHYDD, from the coding sequence ATGCAAACGGCGCCGAAGGAGCGCGCCTCGGTCCAATCGACATGGCGAAGGCTCTGGGCGGCCAACGGGCCGGGATACCTGTTCCTTCTGCCTTGGTTCATCGGGTTCTTCGGGCTGACGGTGGGGCCGATCCTGTCGTCCTTCTACCTCAGCTTCACCGATTTCAACCTGCTCAACCCGCCCAAATGGGTGGGCATGGCCAACTACGCCCGCATCTTCACGGCCGACCCCAAGTTCGTCCAGTCGATGCGGGTGACCTTCTTCTTCGTGGTGTTCTCGGTGCCGCTCAAGCTGGCCTTCGCGCTGGGCGTGGCGCTGCTGCTCAACCGCGGCATGAAGGGGCTGCCGCTCTACCGGGCGGTGTTCTACCTGCCCTCGCTCCTCGGCGCGAGCGTCGCCATCGCGGTGCTCTGGCGCCAGCTCTTTGCCGGCGACGGGCTGGTCAACGACTTCCTGGCGATCTTCGGCATCCAGGGACCGAGCTGGATTTCCAATCCGCGCTTCTCGCTCTGGACGCTGATCGTGCTCTCGATCTGGCAGTTCGGCTCGCCGATGATCATCTTCCTGGCCGGGCTGCGGCAGATACCGCAGGACATGTACGAGGCGGCGAGCTTGGACGGCGCCAGCAAGTGGCGGATGTTCTGGAAGATCACGCTGCCGCTGCTGACGCCGGTGGTGTTCTTCAACGCCATCATCCAGACCATCGAGGCCTTCAAGAGCTTCACGCCCGCCTTCATCATTTCGGGCGGCACGGGCAATCCGATCAATTCGACGCTGTTCTATACGCTCTATCTCTACCAGGAGGCCTTCGGGTTCTTCCGCATGGGCTACGCCTCGGCGCTCGCCTGGATCCTGCTGGCGATCGTGGCGCTGTTCACAGCGTTCTCGTTCCTGACGTCAAAGTACTGGGTGCACTATGACGACTGA
- a CDS encoding GntR family transcriptional regulator gives MDFYTALSGRLQREHGPLSSRLRNAFASAFEDGLLVAGSALPAEREMADGLGVSRSTLRQCLKELGNMGLVSTRPGAGTVVSGRIHKALSQLSGFTEDMKLRGMTATSTVLERTVGPVPHDTAFRTGLPLGTLTMTLVRLRKAGGETLCYEKAVVPLASVGEDYDGMGSLYERMDSRNGRPRRILQSLKAIEASPEIAGLLGVRPNSAVLEIAQVGYGADGSAVEDAVSWYRGDRYQYVGEIKG, from the coding sequence ATGGATTTCTACACTGCCTTGAGCGGACGACTGCAAAGGGAGCACGGCCCGCTTTCGAGCCGCCTGCGCAATGCCTTTGCCTCCGCATTCGAAGATGGCCTGCTGGTGGCCGGCTCTGCCCTGCCCGCCGAACGGGAAATGGCCGATGGGCTGGGTGTATCGCGCTCGACCCTGCGCCAGTGCCTGAAGGAACTGGGCAATATGGGCCTGGTCAGCACGCGCCCGGGCGCCGGCACTGTGGTGAGCGGGCGCATCCACAAGGCGCTCAGCCAGCTATCGGGCTTTACCGAGGACATGAAGCTGCGCGGCATGACCGCCACCTCGACCGTGCTCGAACGCACGGTGGGGCCGGTGCCGCACGACACGGCCTTTCGTACCGGCCTGCCGCTGGGCACGCTCACGATGACGCTGGTGCGGCTGCGCAAGGCGGGCGGGGAAACGCTCTGCTATGAGAAGGCCGTGGTGCCGCTGGCGAGCGTGGGCGAGGATTATGACGGCATGGGCTCGCTTTACGAGCGCATGGATTCGCGCAACGGCCGGCCCAGGAGAATCCTGCAGAGCCTTAAGGCCATCGAAGCCTCCCCGGAAATCGCGGGGCTGCTCGGCGTCCGGCCGAACTCGGCGGTGCTCGAAATCGCGCAAGTCGGGTATGGCGCGGATGGATCGGCGGTCGAAGATGCGGTGAGTTGGTACCGCGGCGACCGCTATCAATATGTCGGCGAAATCAAGGGCTGA
- a CDS encoding TetR/AcrR family transcriptional regulator: protein MSEGQADAAPASRRRKGTAAPATPRPRDAEKTKALILKAARDEFCEQGFNGARVDAIAARAKANKRLLYHYYGNKEALYSAVLFDAYREIRQGEKQLTLSQYDPVEAVDRMVRFTFRHFLANPWFPRLLAVENLQNGRFLKQIKDIPALHSPLVAELGEILRRGGESGVFRADVDPMQLYISIAGLGYFYVSNMTTLSVIFGRDLSQFALIQEREALAVQMVLDYLRTRRA, encoded by the coding sequence ATGAGCGAAGGACAGGCGGACGCAGCGCCGGCAAGCCGCAGGCGCAAGGGAACGGCGGCGCCAGCCACGCCCCGCCCGCGCGACGCCGAAAAGACCAAGGCGCTGATCCTCAAGGCGGCGCGCGACGAATTCTGCGAACAGGGCTTCAACGGCGCGCGGGTGGATGCCATCGCGGCGCGGGCCAAGGCCAACAAGCGCCTGCTCTATCACTATTACGGGAACAAGGAAGCGCTCTACAGCGCCGTGCTGTTCGACGCCTATCGCGAGATCCGCCAGGGCGAAAAGCAGCTGACGCTGAGCCAGTACGATCCTGTCGAGGCGGTGGACCGGATGGTGCGCTTCACCTTCCGGCACTTCCTCGCCAACCCCTGGTTTCCGCGCCTGCTGGCGGTGGAAAACCTGCAGAACGGGCGCTTCCTCAAGCAGATCAAGGACATTCCGGCGCTGCATTCCCCGCTGGTGGCGGAACTAGGCGAAATCCTGCGGCGAGGCGGCGAATCGGGCGTGTTCCGCGCCGATGTCGACCCGATGCAGCTCTATATCTCGATCGCGGGCCTGGGCTATTTCTACGTCTCGAACATGACGACGCTCTCGGTGATCTTCGGTCGCGACCTGAGCCAGTTCGCCCTCATCCAGGAACGCGAAGCGCTGGCGGTGCAGATGGTGCTCGACTACCTGCGGACGCGGCGGGCGTAG
- a CDS encoding sugar phosphate isomerase/epimerase family protein has protein sequence MARGQLSMNLATTRGAWGFAEAVDGCLRHGVTAISPWRDQVAAIGLDEAARIVKANGLRVTGLCRGGMFPGVDAADRQKRIDDNFHAIDEAAALGADCLVLVVGGLPGSSRDIAEARKMVADGIAAIVPHARSAGIPLAIEPLHPMYAADRACVNTIDQALDICETLGESVGVAIDVYHVWWDPNLAAAIARAGRMKRIFAHHICDWLVPTRDLLNDRGMMGDGVIDLKAIRAMIEAAGYHGPQEVEIFSTENWWKRPGDEVVKTCVERFETVC, from the coding sequence ATGGCCAGGGGCCAGCTTTCCATGAACCTCGCCACTACCCGTGGCGCCTGGGGCTTTGCCGAGGCCGTCGACGGGTGCCTGCGCCACGGCGTCACCGCCATCTCGCCCTGGCGCGACCAGGTGGCGGCCATCGGGCTCGATGAGGCGGCGCGCATCGTCAAGGCCAACGGCCTGCGCGTCACCGGCCTCTGCCGTGGCGGCATGTTCCCCGGCGTCGACGCCGCCGACCGCCAGAAGCGCATCGACGACAATTTCCACGCCATCGATGAAGCGGCGGCCCTCGGCGCCGATTGCCTCGTCCTCGTCGTCGGCGGCCTGCCGGGTTCGTCCCGGGACATCGCCGAGGCGCGGAAAATGGTGGCTGACGGCATCGCCGCCATCGTGCCCCATGCCCGCTCGGCCGGCATTCCCCTCGCCATCGAGCCGCTGCATCCGATGTACGCGGCCGACCGCGCCTGCGTGAACACCATCGACCAGGCGCTCGACATCTGCGAGACGCTGGGCGAATCCGTCGGCGTCGCCATCGACGTCTACCACGTCTGGTGGGACCCCAACCTGGCCGCGGCCATCGCGCGGGCCGGGCGCATGAAGCGCATCTTCGCCCATCATATCTGCGACTGGCTGGTGCCGACGCGCGATCTTCTCAACGACCGCGGCATGATGGGCGACGGGGTCATCGACCTCAAGGCCATCCGCGCCATGATCGAGGCCGCCGGCTATCACGGCCCGCAGGAAGTGGAGATCTTCTCCACCGAGAACTGGTGGAAACGCCCCGGGGACGAGGTGGTGAAGACCTGCGTGGAGCGGTTCGAAACCGTGTGCTGA
- a CDS encoding Gfo/Idh/MocA family protein, giving the protein MAERRIGLIMHGVTGRMGYNQHLVRSILAIRDQGGVALSNGDRLVPDIIIVGRDGEKISRIAQRHNIARWSTDLDAALANPDDTLFFDAGTTLMRAGLIEKAIDAGKAVYCEKPISDDLDIAVALARKAKASGVKHGVVQDKLFLPGLLKLKMLRDSGFFGKILSVRGEFGYWVFEGDWQPAQRPSWNYRKADGGGIILDMLCHWRYVLDNLFGEVKAVSCLGATHIPERVDEKGQRYKADTDDAAYATFELEGGVIAQINSSWTTRVRRDDLVTFHVDGTHGSAVAGLQKCWSQHRVNTPKPVWNPDIPQPIDFFASWEEVPNNWPAENGFKAQWEMFLRHVAEDAPWEYGLDAGAKGVQLAALGLQSWAERRWLDVPALDI; this is encoded by the coding sequence ATGGCTGAGCGTCGGATTGGGCTAATCATGCATGGCGTCACAGGGCGCATGGGGTACAACCAGCACCTTGTGCGCTCGATCCTGGCGATCCGCGACCAGGGCGGCGTGGCGCTCTCGAACGGCGATCGTCTGGTGCCCGACATCATCATCGTGGGGCGCGACGGCGAAAAGATTTCGCGCATCGCCCAGCGCCATAACATCGCCCGCTGGTCGACCGATCTCGACGCCGCGCTCGCCAATCCCGACGACACGCTGTTCTTCGATGCCGGCACCACGCTCATGCGCGCCGGCCTCATCGAAAAGGCCATCGACGCCGGCAAGGCCGTCTATTGCGAAAAGCCGATTTCGGACGACCTCGACATCGCCGTGGCGCTGGCGCGGAAGGCCAAGGCCTCTGGCGTCAAGCATGGCGTCGTGCAGGACAAGCTCTTCCTGCCGGGGCTGCTGAAACTCAAGATGCTGCGCGATTCCGGCTTCTTCGGCAAAATCCTCTCGGTGCGCGGCGAGTTCGGCTATTGGGTGTTCGAGGGCGACTGGCAGCCCGCCCAGCGCCCCTCATGGAATTACCGCAAGGCCGATGGCGGCGGCATTATCCTGGATATGCTCTGCCACTGGCGCTACGTGCTCGATAACCTCTTCGGCGAGGTCAAGGCGGTTTCCTGCCTTGGCGCCACCCACATTCCCGAGCGCGTCGACGAGAAGGGCCAGCGCTACAAGGCCGATACCGACGATGCCGCCTACGCCACCTTCGAGCTCGAAGGCGGCGTCATCGCCCAGATCAATTCCAGCTGGACCACCCGCGTCCGCCGCGACGACCTGGTGACCTTCCACGTCGACGGCACCCACGGCTCGGCCGTGGCGGGCCTCCAGAAGTGCTGGAGCCAGCATCGCGTCAACACACCCAAGCCGGTGTGGAACCCCGACATTCCCCAGCCCATCGATTTCTTCGCGAGCTGGGAGGAGGTGCCCAACAACTGGCCGGCCGAAAACGGCTTCAAGGCGCAGTGGGAAATGTTCCTGCGCCACGTGGCCGAGGATGCCCCGTGGGAATATGGGCTCGATGCCGGCGCCAAGGGCGTGCAGCTGGCCGCGCTCGGCCTGCAATCCTGGGCCGAACGCCGCTGGCTCGACGTGCCGGCGCTGGATATCTGA
- a CDS encoding LysR family transcriptional regulator — protein sequence MDKLLNQFLAVAEAGTISGAAAALLVTQPTLTFNMRKLEESMGVPLLIRSPRGVQLTEYGETLYRNARLMRRLYDNTIDAIAQQRGRTEEGLRIGTGYSWWTVFIRDFVIDYSRDFPNAGIHVSVGNQLRCMDQLLSGDISLFAAHEIEGLSPSTGAHFVPLTTVGHGYFVRPGHPLLDRPRTIAEIEAYPAVTSSLPETRHQRFFETWSRSPAGSTPFEQGKYIFASNSLTACLEYVASTDAVIGHTEVMTDEFLRRGLRRIAVSDATRRSRIGVYVLTDRVNEPRVAQLIQALRTRAATVLPPLAGSEAA from the coding sequence GTGGACAAGCTGCTCAATCAATTTCTCGCGGTCGCTGAGGCGGGCACCATCAGCGGGGCCGCCGCCGCCCTCCTGGTCACCCAGCCCACGCTCACCTTCAACATGCGCAAGCTCGAGGAGAGCATGGGCGTGCCCCTGCTCATCCGCTCGCCGCGTGGGGTGCAACTGACCGAATATGGCGAGACGCTCTACCGCAACGCCCGCCTCATGCGCCGCCTCTATGACAACACCATCGATGCCATCGCCCAGCAGCGCGGGCGCACCGAGGAGGGCCTGCGCATAGGCACCGGCTATTCCTGGTGGACCGTGTTCATCCGCGATTTCGTCATCGACTATTCGCGCGACTTTCCCAATGCCGGCATTCACGTCAGCGTGGGCAACCAGCTCCGCTGCATGGACCAGCTCCTCAGCGGCGACATCTCGCTTTTCGCCGCCCACGAGATCGAGGGGCTCAGTCCCAGCACCGGCGCGCATTTCGTGCCGCTCACCACTGTCGGCCACGGCTATTTCGTGCGGCCCGGCCATCCGCTGCTCGATCGCCCGCGTACCATCGCCGAGATCGAGGCCTATCCCGCCGTCACCAGCTCGCTCCCCGAAACCCGCCACCAGCGCTTCTTCGAGACCTGGAGCCGCTCGCCGGCCGGCAGCACGCCGTTCGAGCAGGGCAAATACATCTTTGCCTCCAACTCGTTGACCGCCTGCCTCGAATACGTAGCCAGCACCGATGCCGTCATCGGCCACACCGAGGTGATGACCGACGAGTTCCTGCGCCGCGGCCTGCGCCGCATCGCCGTGAGCGATGCCACGCGCCGCAGCCGCATCGGCGTCTACGTGCTGACCGACCGCGTCAACGAGCCCCGAGTCGCCCAACTGATCCAGGCCCTGCGCACCCGCGCCGCAACCGTCCTGCCGCCACTCGCCGGCAGCGAAGCGGCTTAG
- a CDS encoding dihydrodipicolinate synthase family protein translates to MAKISLPTPNRALEDYTLTGTPIPFVRHAATDFPRIAFAAAHVVADPLAANDPWLTPAIDWDKTLAFRHRLWDLGLGVAEAMDTAQRGMGLGWPEAQELIRRSQAEARTRKDSLIAYGAGTDHLLPGPDVTIDAIIGAYEEQIGFVEGQGGRIILMASRALAAAAKSPDDYIKVYARILTQVKQPVIIHWLGEMFDPALAGYWGAADHLDAMETCLDVIATHADKVDGIKISLLSKEKEISMRRRLPPGVRMYTGDDFNYAELIAGDEAGHSDALLGIFDAIAPAASAALAALGRGSENEFFELLEPTVPLSRHIFAAPTRFYKTGVVFLAYLNGLQDHFTMVGGQQSTRSLQHLAELFRLADKARVLADPDLAIERMKRVLAVNGVV, encoded by the coding sequence ATGGCTAAGATCTCGCTTCCGACCCCAAACCGGGCGCTGGAGGACTACACCCTCACCGGCACCCCGATCCCCTTCGTGCGCCACGCCGCCACCGATTTCCCGCGCATCGCCTTCGCCGCGGCCCATGTCGTTGCCGACCCGCTGGCCGCCAACGATCCCTGGCTCACCCCGGCCATCGATTGGGACAAAACCCTCGCCTTCCGCCACCGCCTCTGGGATCTCGGGCTCGGGGTCGCCGAAGCCATGGATACCGCCCAGCGCGGCATGGGCCTGGGCTGGCCCGAGGCGCAGGAACTCATCCGCCGCTCGCAGGCGGAGGCCCGCACGCGAAAAGATTCCCTCATCGCCTATGGCGCCGGCACCGATCACCTGCTGCCCGGTCCCGATGTCACCATCGACGCCATCATCGGCGCCTATGAGGAGCAGATCGGTTTCGTCGAAGGGCAGGGCGGCCGCATCATCCTGATGGCCAGCCGCGCCCTTGCCGCCGCCGCCAAAAGCCCTGACGATTACATCAAGGTCTATGCCCGCATCCTCACCCAGGTGAAGCAGCCGGTCATCATCCACTGGCTGGGCGAAATGTTCGATCCGGCCCTGGCCGGCTATTGGGGCGCTGCCGATCACCTCGATGCCATGGAGACGTGCCTCGACGTCATCGCCACCCATGCCGACAAGGTCGACGGCATCAAGATTTCCCTGCTCTCCAAGGAAAAGGAAATCTCCATGCGCCGCCGCCTGCCGCCGGGCGTGCGCATGTATACGGGCGACGATTTCAACTATGCCGAACTCATCGCCGGCGACGAAGCGGGGCATTCAGATGCCTTGCTCGGCATCTTCGACGCCATCGCCCCCGCCGCCTCGGCGGCCCTGGCGGCCCTGGGCCGGGGCAGCGAGAACGAGTTCTTCGAACTGCTCGAACCCACCGTGCCGCTCTCGCGCCACATCTTCGCGGCGCCCACGCGCTTCTACAAGACCGGCGTCGTCTTCCTCGCCTATCTCAACGGGCTGCAGGACCATTTCACCATGGTCGGCGGCCAGCAGAGCACGCGCTCGCTCCAACACCTTGCCGAGCTCTTCCGCCTCGCCGACAAGGCCCGCGTCCTCGCCGATCCGGATCTCGCCATCGAGCGCATGAAACGCGTTCTTGCCGTCAACGGAGTTGTCTGA